GCGGCGGCCAGCGCGGGCACGGCCGGCTGCTGCTTCAACACCGCGTCGATGAGCGTATTCACTTCGTCGAGATCGGTGCTGGAGACAAGAATGGCCGCCAGGGGCGCGGCGGCATCCGCGGGCGCCAGGGCGACCAGCGCACGGAGCGCCTCCACGCGTGTGGCCCGGTTCGGGTGCGTTTCCGCGAGGGCGCGCAGGCGCGCCTGGCTCGCTTCCCCGCCGAGCCCACGCAGGGCGTTGATGGCCGCACTTCGTAGCGCCGGGGCGGTGTCCCCATTGCCCAGCAGGCCGTCCAGCACGGGGCGGGCCTCCTCCACGCCCCAGGCGCCGGCCGCTTCGATGGCGCGCAGCTGAATATCACCGGTGGCCGACTGGGCAAGCGCCGCGACGCGATCGAGGCCGCTGGCGGGCTTCAGGCCCCGCGCGCGGCTTCCCTCGACGAGGGCCTGCCAGTGCGGCAGCGCGCCCGCATCGCCCTTTTCGAGGCGCGCGCACAGTTGCAGGGCCAGCGTGGCCGCCTGGGCGGCATCGCCGTGGGCGGCAACGAGGGCAACCGCCTGACCGGCCTGCTTTTCATCGAACTGGCCGCGCGCGAGCGCGTGGAGCAGCGGCGGAACGACTTCCGGACTCGCCACGGCGTCGAGCGCAAAGAGCAGGCGATCGGCGTTTTGCGTGAAGGCCGGATTCTCGCGGGCGACCTCGGGCAGCCAGTGGGCTTTCAACTCGCGCAAGGTCACCAGGAGCGCGTAGTCGAGGTAGCGGTCGCGCTCCAGGTCCCAGATGCCCAGGGCGGACAGCGCGGCGGCGCCGTCCGGGATGGATCCCAGCAGACGAACGGCCTCCAGGCGCACGCGCGGGTGCGGGTCCTGTGCGAGGGCCAGCGCGCGGTCCCGCCAGGCGTCGGCGGGCTGAAGCCGGGAAAACCAATGCGCCATGACGCGCACGGCGGCGGCGCGTATGCGGCCATCCTCCGCGGTGAGGGCGGCCTCCAGAACATCGGGGCGGACGGTGTTGAGCGTCTGCCAGGTCCACAAGGCCTCGAGGAGGCGCGTTTCGCGATCGGCGTCGCCGACGGCGGCCAACCACGCGTCGACGCGCGGCGCCACGGCGTCAAGGGGATACTGCTTGAGTTGCTGGCGCGCGTTCAGCCTGGTCCACTCTTCTTCCTTCAGCAGCAGGCTCAGGAGCCCGTCGATGGACGCGCCAACGATCTGCGGGCGCGGCACGAGGGGGCGTCCCTTGGCGGTCACGCGCCAGATGCGGCCGTGCTCGTGGTCGCGGCGGGGGTCGCGAAAGGCGACTTCGCCGTGCTGAATGATGGGGTTGTACCAGTCGGCGATATAGATTGCGCCGTCGGGGCCCATTTTCACATCCACCGGGCGGAAGGAGACATGCTGCGTCTTGATCAACTCGGGCTTTTCCTCGGCGGCGTAGGTCGAGCCGCTCTCGCTCACGACGAAGCGGCAGACGCGGTGGGCGCGGAAGTCATTGGTGATGTAGTTGCCGCGCAAGTCCTCGGGGAGGTGCTCACCGCTGAGGATTTCGAGGCCGCAGTGCTTGGGGCTGCCGGGGTTCATCCCGCTGAGGAAAGGCGTGATCCCGGAGATGAGAAAGGCGCTGCCGGGGAAAACGTGGTTGACGCCTTCGTGGTAGGCGCCGTCCGTGGCGAAGGACTGGCCCCAGCGGTCCTGGTGGTGGCCCCAGGGATTGACGAAGCCGCGCGCGAATACATTCAGCTCCAGGGTCTGGGGGTTCCATTGCCAGATCCCGCCGCCACCGAGGCGCTTGACGCCATAGGGCGTCTCAACGTGGCTGTGGATGTAGATCGACTGATTGATGTAGAGGAAGCCATCGACCCCCCAGCGCATGCTGTGGATGGTCTGGTGCGTGTCTTCCGTGCCGAAGCCGGAGAGGACCTGGCGGCGCTGATCGGCCCGGCCATCGCCGTCGGTGTCGGCGAGGTGCAGGACCTCCGTGCTGTTGCAAACATAGACCCCGCCATCGCCGGGCAGAATGCCGGTCGGGATGAAGAGGCCCTCCGCGAAGACGGTCGAGGTGTCCGCGACGCCGTCGCCATCCACATCTTCGAGGACGGTGATGGTGTCGGCCGGTTTCTCGCCCGGCGCGATGTGCGGATAGATGGAGCTGCCGGCGACCCAAAGGCGTCCCTGGGCGTCCCAGCTGATGGCGATCGGGTTGGCGACCATCGGCTCGGCGGCGAAGAGGTTCACTTCGAAGCCGTCGGCCACTTCGAATTGCGCGAGCTCTTCCTGGACGTTGGGCGCGGGAATGTCGTAGAGCGCGTCCTGGTTCTGCGCGCCGGCGGGCATGGCGGCGGCGGCGAGCGCGGCAATGGCGAATCGGCTAAGCGTGCGAAATGGCATGGCGGCGCATGCTCCTGACTTGGTGATTTTGGCGGGGACAGGCATGGTTCCTGGACTCGGACTTTCGTTATTCGGGACGATCCGCCCCGGGTGGATTTGCGGTAGCATACGCGTGATCGGTTCGGCTCACGGGGTCTCCACAATGCGCACCATGGTGTACTGCGCGGTCGGGAGCTGGCTGAGCTCGGCGATCTTCTTCTCCTCGGCTTCGATGAGCGGGTCGTACTGCGGAATTTCCGCGGCGTACTGGCCCTGCTCGTGCTTGCGGAACCCGAAGATGTAGGTCTCGTTCTGCGGGCGCCAACGGTTAAAGAAGAGCCGGTTCTTTTCCTTCACGACCGCGCGGAGTTCCTCGAAGCGGGCGACCTCCGGCAGACCGGCGAGCGGCACGCCGCGCTCCCACTGCTCCCGGGTGGCTTCGGCGACGATCTTCTCCCCCATCGCGAGACGGTAGCTCCCCACCTCCTGCGGGAAATAGCGGAGGACATGAAGGGATTCGGTGGCGGCAACCTCGGGTGCAATATCCGCCGGCAGCGGCGCGGTGAAAAAGACCTTCGGGTTCAACGTGAAGCCGGGCAGGCCTTCGGCCATGAAACGCGGCGCGTGATTTCCCAGGCCTTCGAGCACGGCCTGGGCGAAGATCCAGTAGCCGTACGGCGTGAGGTGCATGCCGTTGAACGTAATCGGGGCCACCGGGCGGACACCCGCAATGGCGGCGTCGAGATCGATATACCACCCCCCGCGATCGCCCGCGATCTCGGCGGCGGCGGCGGCGTAGCGCGCGATGTTGCGGTTCTGTTCGGCGGGATCCGGCAGCGGCGCGCCGAGCGCCTCGAGCTTCGCCGGCCCGAGGAAGACCAGCCGCGCCTCTGTATCCGCGATGGCGTCGAGGAGGCGGTTGTAGCCCGCCACGAAATCCGCCAGCCCGGCATCGCCCGCGAAGGACTCGTTCCGGCCGAATTCGAGCACGATGACGCCGGGTTTGGCGTCGCGCACCTGCTTCACGAGGCGCTCGAATCCCTCTTTCGCGGTGTCGAAGCCGGCGCGGGAATCGCCCCAGACCGTGTCGCCGCTCCAGGCCAGGTTGCGGAAGGTCAGGTTTTTGTCCGCAAAACGCGCGGTCAGCAGGGTTTCGAGGTAGCCGTCGTCCTGCTCCCTTTCGAGGAGCGTGGCGCCCAGGAACACCACGCGATCCCCGGCGCGGAATTCGAAGGGCGCGACGCCCGCCTGGGCATCGAATGGCCCGTATACCAGCCCCAGAAAAACCAGCCAGGCGGCTGCGGGGAAATGTCGGCTTGAAAA
The window above is part of the Candidatus Hydrogenedentota bacterium genome. Proteins encoded here:
- a CDS encoding c-type cytochrome translates to MPFRTLSRFAIAALAAAAMPAGAQNQDALYDIPAPNVQEELAQFEVADGFEVNLFAAEPMVANPIAISWDAQGRLWVAGSSIYPHIAPGEKPADTITVLEDVDGDGVADTSTVFAEGLFIPTGILPGDGGVYVCNSTEVLHLADTDGDGRADQRRQVLSGFGTEDTHQTIHSMRWGVDGFLYINQSIYIHSHVETPYGVKRLGGGGIWQWNPQTLELNVFARGFVNPWGHHQDRWGQSFATDGAYHEGVNHVFPGSAFLISGITPFLSGMNPGSPKHCGLEILSGEHLPEDLRGNYITNDFRAHRVCRFVVSESGSTYAAEEKPELIKTQHVSFRPVDVKMGPDGAIYIADWYNPIIQHGEVAFRDPRRDHEHGRIWRVTAKGRPLVPRPQIVGASIDGLLSLLLKEEEWTRLNARQQLKQYPLDAVAPRVDAWLAAVGDADRETRLLEALWTWQTLNTVRPDVLEAALTAEDGRIRAAAVRVMAHWFSRLQPADAWRDRALALAQDPHPRVRLEAVRLLGSIPDGAAALSALGIWDLERDRYLDYALLVTLRELKAHWLPEVARENPAFTQNADRLLFALDAVASPEVVPPLLHALARGQFDEKQAGQAVALVAAHGDAAQAATLALQLCARLEKGDAGALPHWQALVEGSRARGLKPASGLDRVAALAQSATGDIQLRAIEAAGAWGVEEARPVLDGLLGNGDTAPALRSAAINALRGLGGEASQARLRALAETHPNRATRVEALRALVALAPADAAAPLAAILVSSTDLDEVNTLIDAVLKQQPAVPALAAALEGKTLTVDTAKQAERVIRGSGRAGSESAWRGDEASPDAAKLTDAQRQVQELIAAVRTAGDLDALTEAWDAAAVARLVELTRQSGDPARGETLYRNLACAQCHAIGGAGGLLGPDLSSIGGSAQADYLVESLLFPGKAVKEGYHSIVVETADFETFSGVKVSENDTTLVLRDVSGERTIYRDNIDSISEGQSLMPGGLVDGLLESEIADLVSFMSALGRVPEWSLGAGRVVRAWDVLQLTPEGLERLYQDGPEIVAKDHQDLTWMPAYSTVAGDLPESEMPVLNHRYWHNEGYSAARFHLEATRAGSLSLTLPSAEGLEVYLNGALVSSDALGALELPQGPSTIAILVRHDEASGPLRVELAGGADTGVTLRLAAGR